A region from the Rufibacter sp. DG15C genome encodes:
- a CDS encoding DUF6600 domain-containing protein: MNTFKHYWAMGMLALLLAFLAAPPHAQAQPGARVSFQTFYDELDPYGRWINDPEYGYVWSPDVDRDFHPYATRGHWVMTEYGNTWVSDYDWGWAPFHYGRWAYDDYYGWLWVPGNEWGPAWVDWRRSDGYYGWAPMGPRVTYVMPASRWCFVPVMYISSPRIYNYYVPRTRVVNIYHNTTIINNYYERDNRKYVYGPRAQDIERSTNRKVNVYRVDNDSRPGRNQIADNTVRIYRPEVSGRRSEAPARVEARDSQAPTRTSRDATAAPRTDRAASGSRVTSSEAPAPRRRVTSTDQAEQQRTSETGGTVRTQPSAGTTREPRNTRVQTAPDNAPAPVRTERSQPATRTREQQAPSTRPRSSNLAPEGERTTDYSPHSGDARSQANYTQPRVETAPSPQVSQERSRVTSTPQTSQPVQGASQERPAAGRERTSSRRN, from the coding sequence ATGAACACTTTTAAACACTATTGGGCCATGGGCATGCTTGCGCTGCTATTGGCCTTCTTAGCCGCCCCTCCGCACGCGCAAGCCCAGCCGGGCGCCAGAGTGTCATTTCAAACCTTTTATGATGAACTGGATCCGTATGGCCGCTGGATCAATGACCCAGAGTATGGCTACGTATGGTCTCCGGACGTAGACCGCGACTTCCATCCGTATGCTACCCGTGGGCACTGGGTGATGACCGAGTACGGCAATACCTGGGTCTCTGACTATGACTGGGGCTGGGCGCCTTTCCATTACGGCCGCTGGGCCTATGACGACTATTATGGTTGGCTATGGGTGCCGGGCAATGAGTGGGGACCAGCCTGGGTAGACTGGAGACGCAGCGACGGTTATTACGGTTGGGCGCCCATGGGTCCAAGAGTAACGTATGTGATGCCGGCCAGCCGGTGGTGTTTTGTGCCGGTCATGTACATCTCTAGCCCTAGAATCTACAACTATTATGTGCCTAGAACGCGGGTGGTGAACATCTACCATAACACCACCATCATTAACAACTATTATGAGCGCGACAACCGCAAGTATGTGTATGGGCCAAGAGCTCAGGACATTGAGCGGTCTACCAACCGCAAGGTGAACGTGTACCGCGTGGACAATGATAGCCGTCCGGGTAGAAACCAGATTGCTGACAACACCGTGCGTATTTATCGTCCGGAAGTGTCTGGCAGACGTTCTGAAGCTCCTGCCAGGGTAGAAGCCAGAGACAGCCAGGCACCTACCAGAACCAGTAGAGATGCTACTGCTGCGCCTAGAACAGACAGAGCTGCAAGTGGTAGTAGAGTCACTTCTTCTGAAGCGCCGGCCCCCCGTAGAAGAGTCACTTCTACTGACCAAGCTGAACAGCAGCGCACTTCTGAGACCGGTGGTACCGTAAGAACCCAACCTAGTGCCGGCACAACAAGAGAGCCACGTAATACAAGAGTTCAGACAGCTCCTGACAACGCGCCAGCTCCGGTAAGGACAGAACGCAGTCAACCAGCTACCAGGACTAGAGAACAACAAGCGCCCAGCACGCGCCCGAGAAGTTCTAACCTAGCCCCGGAAGGAGAGCGTACTACTGACTATTCTCCACACAGCGGTGACGCCAGAAGCCAGGCCAATTATACGCAACCGCGCGTAGAAACTGCGCCAAGCCCGCAGGTAAGCCAAGAGCGCAGCAGGGTTACATCAACCCCGCAAACCAGCCAACCGGTGCAAGGCGCTTCCCAAGAACGGCCGGCCGCCGGGCGTGAAAGAACCTCGTCCAGAAGGAATTAA